In Erpetoichthys calabaricus chromosome 4, fErpCal1.3, whole genome shotgun sequence, one genomic interval encodes:
- the LOC127527361 gene encoding olfactory receptor 1468-like produces the protein MDNSTIPLSEFLLHCVVESDKRNLTVCLLFFIYFVSLFGNLLVTMVIIFNHQLHTPMYIYIATLAVIDLANSTNLIPKMLNVLMHDSSAVPYGSCLLQMYVVLYLEAFESLLLAQMAFDRYVAVVHPLRYPSIITKRNVLAALLISNIVGAFAKSPFIFLANELPFCHSNVLPYCFCDYATMVHVACTENPKYLIILSGIVTFCGVFPLLLILFSYARISLAALKISSVEGKKKVFSTCLTHLLVVGLFYFPLLASYILPGTGVQLSTEAYNTMVIVGNVVPPMLNPVIYSFRNKKIKNNIVKLLTLKRITPANTDH, from the coding sequence atggatAACAGCACTATTCCTCTATCAGAGTTCCTGCTGCACTGTGTGGTCGAATCAGACAAGAGAAACCTGACAGTTTGCCTGCTTTTCTTTATCTACTTTGTATCGTTGTTTGGAAACCTCCTAGTAACTATGGTCATAATCTTTAACCATCAACTCCACACACCAATGTACATTTACATCGCCACCCTAGCAGTGATTGACTTGGCAAACAGTACCAATCTGATCCCAAAAATGCTCAACGTTCTTATGCATGATTCCTCTGCTGTGCCATATGGATCCTGCCTGCTCCAAATGTATGTTGTTTTGTACTTGGAAGCCTTTGAATCCCTTTTGTTAGCCCAAATGGCTTTTGATCGTTATGTAGCTGTTGTTCACCCACTGAGATATCCGTCGATCATAACAAAAAGAAACGTACTTGCAGCTCTCTTAATATCAAACATAGTAGGAGCCTTCGCCAAGTCACCTTTTATATTTCTGGCAAATGAGCTTCCCTTCTGTCATAGTAATGTCCTGCCTTATTGTTTCTGTGATTATGCTACAATGGTCCATGTTGCCTGTACTGaaaatcccaagtatttaattattctgtctGGCATTGTTACATTTTGTGGTGTGTTTCCTTTACTTCTCATTCTTTTTTCCTATGCACGGATTTCTTTGGCAGCCCTAAAAATTTCCTCTGTTGAAGGAAAGAAGAAAGTCTTCAGCACCTGCCTCACCCACTTACTAGTGGTTGGTCTTTTTTATTTCCCTCTTTTGGCATCCTATATATTACCAGGAACTGGAGTACAGCTGTCCACAGAAGCCTACAATACGATGGTCATTGTGGGTAATGTTGTCCCTCCTATGTTGAATCCTGTGATCTACAGCTTCAGAAACAAgaagattaaaaacaatattgtgaaACTTCTTACCCTGAAAAGGATAACGCCAGCAAACACCGatcattaa